In Mesorhizobium sp. M9A.F.Ca.ET.002.03.1.2, the DNA window AGGTAGCGATGGCGACCGAACGGCTGGATATTTCGTCAGTCGTTGCCGAAGTGCCGGCCGGCGATGCCGGTTGGCAGGGCATGCCGGACAACAGCATCATCGGCCACGTCCATCTGCGCGTCGGCAGGCCGGAAGACGCCGAAACCTGGTGGCATGAGGAATTCGGCTTCGACACGGTAGCGAAATATGGCAGCGCGGCGGTGTTCCTGTCGTCAGGCGGCTACCACCACCACATCGGCGCCAATGCGTGGCAGAGCTCCGGCGCTGGTCGCCGCGATCCTTCTCGGTCCGGCCTCGCGTGGGTCGAAATGCGGTCGGACAATGTAACCGCGGCAACGACCCGCGAAGACCCATGGGGAACGGTGATCAGGACCGTTCCCGGCAAGGCTTGAGCGTTTCGGAAGTCTGTCAGAGGCGGGCCTTTTCCAGCAGGCGGCCGAGCATGAGCAGGCCCGCTGGCCAAAGGCCGAGGCGGGTCTCGTTCCCCATATGGCCGAGATCGCCGGCGTCGGCGAGATCTGCGCCCCAGGCAGCGGCGAAGGCGGTCGCCTGGTCGAAGGTGACGCGCGGATCCGTTCGGCTGGCCACCACCAGCGTCGGAAAGGGCAAACGTTTCAGCGGCATCGGCGCGAAGGGACGAACCAGATCGAAGGACGGATCAGGGTCCTCGACATTGGTCGCCGCAACCAGCAATGCGCCCGCAACCTTGTTGAGCTGGCTTTCACTGGCCCCGGCGGCCCACTTCACCGCCGTCGCCACCGCCAGCGAATGCGCAAGCAGCACCACGCGCCGGGGGGCCGCGGCGACCGCGGCGTCCACCCGGCCGATCCAGTCCTCGGGGTTCGGCCTGTCCCATTCGGCCTGCAGCACGCGGCTCGAATTGGGAAACGCCCGGCACCAATGCGACATCCAGTGATCCGGTCCGGAATTGCCGCGCCCTGGCAGGGCGAGAAAATCGAAATCTCCGGCCGCCGAAATCATCACGCTTCTCCGAACACGCGCTTGAAGATCGTGTCGACATGCTTGGTATGGTAGCCAAGGTCGAATTTCTCACGGATCTCGGCTTCGGGCAAGGCTGCCGTGACCTCCTTGTCGGTGAGAAGTTCCTCAAGGAAATCAGCGCCTTGCTCCCACACCTTCATGGCGTTTCGCTGCACCAGCCGATAGGCGTCCTCACGGCTGACGCCCGCCTGGGTCAACGCTAAGAGCACGCGCTGCGAATGCACGAGGCCGCGGAACTTGTTCATGTTCTTCAGCATGTTGTTGGGGTAGACGAGCAATCTGTCGACGACGCTGGTCAGCCGCGACAGCGCGAAATCGAGCGTCACCGTCGCATCCGGCCCAATCATCCGCTCGACCGACGAATGCGAAATATCGCGCTCGTGCCAGAGCGCCACATTCTCCATCGCCGGCAGCGCAAAGGACCGCACCATGCGCGCAAGCCCGGTGAGGTTTTCGGTCAGCACCGGGTTGCGCTTGTGCGGCATCGCCGACGAGCCCTTTTGTCCGGGCGAAAAATATTCCTCCGCCTCCAGCACCTCGGTGCGCTGCAGATGGCGGATCTCGATCGCCAGCCGTTCGATCGACGAGGCGATGACACCGAGCGTCGCGAAGAACATGGCGTGGCGGTCGCGCGGGATCACCTGCGTCGACACCGGCTCCGGCTTCAATCCGAGTTTGTCAGCCACATGCTCTTCGACATAGGGATCGATGTTGGCGAAGGTGCCGACGGCACCGGAAATGGCGCACGTCGCAATATCCTCACGCGCGTGCACCAGCCGCTCGCGGCAGCGCGAGAATTCGGCATAGGCCTGCGCCAGCTTGACGCCGAAGGTTGTCGGCTCGGCATGGATGCCATGGCTGCGCCCGATCGTGACAGTGTCCTTGTGTTCGAATGCGCGACGCTTGAGCGCCGCAAGCAGGCCGTCGATGTCGGCCAGAAGGATGTCGCTGGCGCGGGTGAGCTGCACGGCAAAGCAGGTGTCGAGAACGTCCGAGGACGTCATGCCCTGATGGATGAAGCGGGCATCCGGCCCGACGAATTCGCCAAGATGGGTGAGGAAGGCGATGACGTCGTGCTTGGTCACGCGCTCGATCTCGTCAATGGCCTCGACGTCGAACTTCGCGGCCCCGCCCTTTTCCCAGATGGTCTTGGCGGCCTCCTTCGGGATCACGCCGAGCTCGGCCAGTGCGTCGCAAGCGTAGGCCTCGATCTCGAACCAGATGCGGAACCGGGTTTCGGGCGACCAGATGGCCACCATTTCCGGCCGGGAGTAGCGAGGGATCATCGGTCAGTCCTGACGTGCGAGGGCGTTCGCCCGCGTCCTAACAGAGGCAGACAAAATGCTCAACGCTGCCGCCGCGCAAACCAGATGCTGGCGAGAGCGAGCGCGATGAAACCAAGCGGAAAATAAAGCCGGATGCCCAGCACGACGAATTGATAGAATGCCGTCACCACGGTGTGCACGAACTGGATGGACCAGGCGATGGTCAGTGCAGGTGCATGCCATTGGACATAGTAGGAACGGTAGTGCAGCGCAAAGAGCCCGCCGGTGAAGCCGATCGTCGCGGCGAGAAGGCAGACGAACGCGGCGGCCAAGGCGACCTCCCAATGCCGTCCGAGCGAGACGAACCGCGCCAGGAACAGGCCAACCGGAAAGGCGAGCGCACCGCCGGCCGCATAGAGCAACGAGACGAAGCGGATCCTTGCCGGGGTCTCCCAATCGTCCAACAGCAGATTGACAAGCGCGCTGGCGCCCATCGCCGCAGCCCATAACAGGGCGCCGCAGACCGCGACGCCCGGCGACGGCAACGCTTTGCGGATACGACTCAGGATCCGGCTGTGTATGACGGGGAGCGGCGTCACAGCCGGCCGGTCACCGCGATCCAGCGATAGTCCGGCCCTTCGAAGCCGTATTGGCGCACCGCAATCAGCACGGCATAGGCGCTGAGGCCTTGCAAGGAGAATGTCTGCACCGCGCCGAGCCGATAGCCGTTCGGACAGCCCCTGCTTTTGGGGATCGACTTGTCCTCGTGCAGAAGCTCAGTCTTGCCGCCGTCTTTCGCCTCGATGCGCAGCAGGCGAAAGCCGTTGATATCGCCCTGGCTCTGGCAGATTTCGGTATTGTTCATGCCGATCTCGTCGAGCCGGAACTCGAGCGCGTCGTCGACCGGCGAAAAGATCGGACGCGGATTGACCGCCATGCGGAACGGATCGGCCGACAGTTCGGTCACCGGGTTGAAGCCGGCGGTGATGCCGCGATTCGCGGCCAGTTCGGCTTGGCTGACGATCGCTTCGCCTTTTTGCCGGGCCGCAAGGCGCGCCGCGTCGAGCGTTGCGCTCTCGTCGTCAAGCCGCACCTTGATCGGCGTGCCCTTGAGAAAACTGTCGTCGGCCGTGTTGATATAATAGCGATTGGCGTAGGGAAATCCCGATCCATCCTGGACGCCATATTCCTCGAAGGCAAAGACGCCGCCATCCCCAGTGAAGCCGAGGATTTCAAGCTCGGCGACATCACCGGCTTGGGCGGTCTGAGAAGTTGCAAACTGGGCAAGGAGGGAAACGGCAAACAGGACAAGGATTCGCATGCTTTTTTCCAATCCGGCAGCAGAGCTCGTTTCAATCCCCTATCACGATGAAGTCAAAACGTCGTGCGGTATGAAACGCAAAGCCGATGCATCCAATCGTGCCGTTATTTGTTATTATCGGCAGCTTCAAATGGAGACCCCGTAATGACCGATGCAGCCAGGATTCGCGAACATATGGAAGTGATCGGCGCCGACGGCGTCCATGTCGGCACCGTCGATAAAGTTGAAGGACAACGAATCAAGTTGACCAAGCGCGACAGCGGCGAGGGCGCTCACAGAGGGCATCACCACTTCATTCCCCTCAGTCTCGTTGCCGAGGTCGAGGGGCAGAAAGTGCGGTTGTCCGCAAATTCGGATGTCGCGGTCAGCTTCGAGGAAGAAAAATCCGACCCCACCTGATCACGGGTCATTTGATCACGGGCCATTTGATTACGGCCCATTTGATTATGGCAGCGCGCATTCAGCGCGACGACCAGACCGGAAACAGATCGCCGTCGGCGGGCGTGGCGGCAAAGACGCCGCGACTGATGGCGCGTGCCATGGTGGCCCCGGCTGCGGCGTAGAGGTCGATCGCGTCGTTGGGCGCGAGCTCGATGCCGCTCTTGCCCGTCGCCAGCGCGAAGACCAGATCGCCGTCGGCCGGCGTGTGCGTCGGCCAAATGGCATGGACGAAACCGTCATGCGCCGATATGGCGAGGCGTTTGGCGGCGGCCTTGGTGAGAACGGCATCCGTGGCGATGACGGCGATGGTCGTGTTGCCGCTCACTTGGCTGTCGCGGAACTTCAGCAGGATCCTTTTCGCGTCCTCTGGAATAGGCGAGGGATAGCCAAGCCCGCCGAACTCGTCGCCGATCTCGAAGGGCGCCGCCCAGAAGTGCCTGCTGCGGGCGATCGTCACCGAGCCGATCGGGTTGGCGGCCGCGAGCGCGCCGACGGTGACGCCGCTGTCGAGCACCGTCGAGGCCGAGCCGAGGCCGCCCTTCAGGCCGGAACTCAGAGCACCCGTGCCCGCGCCGACCGTGCCCAGCGGAAAGTCGATGCCGACTGCCTGTGCCGCCTCATAGCCAAGCTCACGGTAAGGCGGATAACGGCCCCAGTCCTTGTCACCGCCATTGCGCAGGTCGAAAAGGATCGCCGCCGGCACGATCGGCACGCGAAAGCCGCCGACCTCCACGCCGATGCCCCTTTCGCGCAGTGCCGCCTGCACGCCGGAGGCGGCGTCGAGGCCGTAGGCCGAGCCGCCCGAAAGCACCACGGCATGGATCGCTTCGATCAAATTGTGCGGCTCGAGCAGGTCGGTTTCGCGCGTGCCCGGCGCACCGCCCAGGATCTGGACACTGGCCACCGCCGGTTCGTCACACAGCACAGTGGTCACGCCGGACTTCAGCCTCACATCGGAAGCGTTGCCGACACGCAGGCCGGCGACATCGGTGATGAGATTGCGCGGCCCTGTACGAAACATCATCTGATCTCCGCCGGTACGAATTGCGCGCCGTTGAAACGAAAGACCCGATAGAGGTTTTCGGTCAAGTCTCCCTTGCCGTCAAAGCGGATCGACCCGATAGCGGTGCTAAAGTCGTGCGCGGCGAGCCCATCGGCCATTGGCTTGCCGGAAGTTTCCACCACGTCCGCGGCCGCCTTGGCGATCTCGACCGCCGCATAGGCTGGCAGCGTGTAGCCGTCCGGCTCGATCTTCTGTGCGGCAAAGCTCTCGAGCACTTTGGGCCCGGCAACATCGGCCCATTCGGGCGGCGCGATCATCAGCGTGCCCGTCGCATAGGGCACGTCGCCGGGCGGAGCGCGCAGCGCTTCGCCGCCGGCAAAGGTGATGCCGGCATCGAGCTGGCTGGCGTCGCGACCCATGACGGCGATGTCGTCACCGTCGCCGCCGGCGAAGACATGCGTGGCGCCGGCCCTCTTCAGCCGCCCGATCAGCCCGATCTGGTTGTCGAGCTGCGGCCGGAACGTGTCGACGAACACCGGTTTCAGCGCCGCCTGTTCGGCCGCTGCCCGAAGCGTCTCTGCGATCTCGCGGCCATAGATCGTGCCGTCGTCGACGATGGCGAACAGTTCGTTCTGCCATTGGCGGGCGAGGATGGAGGCAACGGCGTTGCGCTCATCATCGCCGCGCGGCCCGAGACGAAAGACCGGCCAGCCGGTCTTGGTGCGCCGGTCGGTCAGGCTTTCGGTGCGCACGCCGACGG includes these proteins:
- the purB gene encoding adenylosuccinate lyase; translation: MIPRYSRPEMVAIWSPETRFRIWFEIEAYACDALAELGVIPKEAAKTIWEKGGAAKFDVEAIDEIERVTKHDVIAFLTHLGEFVGPDARFIHQGMTSSDVLDTCFAVQLTRASDILLADIDGLLAALKRRAFEHKDTVTIGRSHGIHAEPTTFGVKLAQAYAEFSRCRERLVHAREDIATCAISGAVGTFANIDPYVEEHVADKLGLKPEPVSTQVIPRDRHAMFFATLGVIASSIERLAIEIRHLQRTEVLEAEEYFSPGQKGSSAMPHKRNPVLTENLTGLARMVRSFALPAMENVALWHERDISHSSVERMIGPDATVTLDFALSRLTSVVDRLLVYPNNMLKNMNKFRGLVHSQRVLLALTQAGVSREDAYRLVQRNAMKVWEQGADFLEELLTDKEVTAALPEAEIREKFDLGYHTKHVDTIFKRVFGEA
- a CDS encoding ABC transporter substrate-binding protein; this encodes MLPRTTTIAVLAWLSLAGNAGAETLLIGVAAPLSGPSALLGKQIEAGAGLAAEANGVELRMVDDACTAEGGAAAAREFAAVKVSVVVGFLCTEAIEAALPILKGANIPVITVGVRTESLTDRRTKTGWPVFRLGPRGDDERNAVASILARQWQNELFAIVDDGTIYGREIAETLRAAAEQAALKPVFVDTFRPQLDNQIGLIGRLKRAGATHVFAGGDGDDIAVMGRDASQLDAGITFAGGEALRAPPGDVPYATGTLMIAPPEWADVAGPKVLESFAAQKIEPDGYTLPAYAAVEIAKAAADVVETSGKPMADGLAAHDFSTAIGSIRFDGKGDLTENLYRVFRFNGAQFVPAEIR
- a CDS encoding alpha/beta hydrolase encodes the protein MISAAGDFDFLALPGRGNSGPDHWMSHWCRAFPNSSRVLQAEWDRPNPEDWIGRVDAAVAAAPRRVVLLAHSLAVATAVKWAAGASESQLNKVAGALLVAATNVEDPDPSFDLVRPFAPMPLKRLPFPTLVVASRTDPRVTFDQATAFAAAWGADLADAGDLGHMGNETRLGLWPAGLLMLGRLLEKARL
- a CDS encoding P1 family peptidase, with amino-acid sequence MFRTGPRNLITDVAGLRVGNASDVRLKSGVTTVLCDEPAVASVQILGGAPGTRETDLLEPHNLIEAIHAVVLSGGSAYGLDAASGVQAALRERGIGVEVGGFRVPIVPAAILFDLRNGGDKDWGRYPPYRELGYEAAQAVGIDFPLGTVGAGTGALSSGLKGGLGSASTVLDSGVTVGALAAANPIGSVTIARSRHFWAAPFEIGDEFGGLGYPSPIPEDAKRILLKFRDSQVSGNTTIAVIATDAVLTKAAAKRLAISAHDGFVHAIWPTHTPADGDLVFALATGKSGIELAPNDAIDLYAAAGATMARAISRGVFAATPADGDLFPVWSSR
- a CDS encoding DUF2259 domain-containing protein codes for the protein MRILVLFAVSLLAQFATSQTAQAGDVAELEILGFTGDGGVFAFEEYGVQDGSGFPYANRYYINTADDSFLKGTPIKVRLDDESATLDAARLAARQKGEAIVSQAELAANRGITAGFNPVTELSADPFRMAVNPRPIFSPVDDALEFRLDEIGMNNTEICQSQGDINGFRLLRIEAKDGGKTELLHEDKSIPKSRGCPNGYRLGAVQTFSLQGLSAYAVLIAVRQYGFEGPDYRWIAVTGRL
- a CDS encoding DUF2171 domain-containing protein translates to MTDAARIREHMEVIGADGVHVGTVDKVEGQRIKLTKRDSGEGAHRGHHHFIPLSLVAEVEGQKVRLSANSDVAVSFEEEKSDPT